In Flavobacterium sp. N1736, the following are encoded in one genomic region:
- a CDS encoding RagB/SusD family nutrient uptake outer membrane protein, giving the protein MKNYKKQYISLMFFTLFILSTTSCNKDFLDEELTTAYSQEYYKTEAGIQALAIGTYYQVFAAEFQGEVPLTATESGTDEFHAGGDPSNWIWNSYSSGFRAFVTVSNANTVAANTNWDNLYIGIGNANQLIESSIAIPSTNDAIKKIALGEGYFLRAFNYLKLVNQYGGVPLKLTTSSTVELEFSRATPKEVLDQVIADFTQAYNLLSNAGAPAKITKDAAAHYLAKAYLTRASEINDSWNAATKVADLQQVVTLSDEVIAHHPLAANFVELWNYTTADGANEKLPELILSAQFNASPLTTGGNQQHLYFLSTYDQLPQMRRNLAGGRPFSRLAPTYFVYDVFDHVNDSRFWKSFQTKSIINNKSGNYYNNGDLGIMYIVNSTTDTRFAKTKNADAIIDSKTGKTIPSVYVAHAADNIGLMADVRFPSLSKYMDGNRIDLSNIKGSRDIILARSAETYLQAAEAKVKLAQLGSATFSDALPYINAVRTRAAYKTGENRAAYTDGSAAYTATGQAGIPISFVPENSYYESNNIAVTTTATSLAITSIGALPAEDQAVISKLGYASDYDRMLCLILNERTRELCGEFHRWEDLSRTKTLVARAKAYNIEANPNIMDYHNVRPIPQTFLDGVYSNGKPLTAAEKDAMQNPNY; this is encoded by the coding sequence ATGAAAAATTATAAAAAACAATATATCAGCCTGATGTTTTTTACTTTATTTATTTTAAGTACTACATCATGCAACAAAGATTTTCTTGACGAAGAATTGACCACAGCGTACAGTCAGGAATATTATAAAACCGAAGCAGGAATTCAGGCTTTGGCCATTGGAACCTATTATCAGGTATTTGCTGCAGAATTTCAAGGTGAAGTTCCGCTTACGGCAACAGAATCAGGTACAGATGAATTTCATGCAGGCGGAGATCCTTCAAACTGGATTTGGAATTCGTATTCTTCAGGTTTTAGAGCTTTTGTAACCGTTTCGAATGCCAATACGGTTGCCGCAAATACAAACTGGGATAATTTATATATCGGAATCGGAAATGCCAATCAATTGATAGAATCATCAATAGCAATTCCATCAACAAACGATGCCATTAAGAAAATAGCTTTAGGCGAAGGATATTTTTTGAGAGCTTTTAATTATTTAAAATTAGTAAATCAATATGGAGGCGTACCTTTAAAATTAACCACCAGTTCTACAGTCGAATTAGAATTTAGCAGAGCAACGCCAAAAGAAGTTCTCGATCAGGTAATTGCTGATTTTACGCAAGCCTATAATTTATTGAGCAATGCGGGCGCTCCGGCTAAAATTACAAAAGATGCAGCAGCACATTATTTGGCAAAAGCCTATTTAACACGTGCCAGCGAAATAAACGATAGCTGGAACGCAGCAACAAAAGTGGCAGATTTGCAACAAGTTGTAACCTTGTCTGATGAAGTAATTGCGCATCATCCGTTAGCGGCAAATTTTGTTGAATTATGGAATTATACGACTGCAGATGGTGCAAACGAAAAACTTCCGGAGTTGATTTTGTCAGCACAGTTTAACGCAAGTCCCTTAACAACAGGAGGAAACCAGCAGCATTTGTATTTCCTTTCTACGTATGATCAATTGCCGCAAATGAGACGTAATCTTGCCGGAGGAAGACCATTTAGCCGTTTGGCACCAACTTATTTTGTGTATGATGTATTTGATCATGTAAATGATTCTCGTTTTTGGAAAAGCTTCCAGACAAAAAGTATCATCAACAACAAATCGGGAAATTATTATAACAATGGCGATTTAGGAATCATGTATATCGTTAATAGTACAACCGATACCCGTTTTGCCAAAACTAAAAATGCAGATGCGATTATTGACTCAAAAACCGGAAAAACAATTCCAAGTGTTTATGTAGCGCATGCGGCTGATAATATTGGTTTAATGGCCGATGTGAGATTTCCGTCTTTAAGCAAATATATGGACGGAAACAGAATAGATTTGAGTAATATAAAAGGATCGCGTGATATTATTTTAGCACGTTCTGCAGAAACTTATTTGCAGGCAGCAGAAGCAAAAGTAAAATTAGCACAACTTGGTTCAGCCACATTTTCTGATGCGTTACCGTATATCAACGCCGTTCGTACACGCGCCGCCTATAAAACCGGAGAAAATCGTGCTGCTTATACAGATGGTTCTGCCGCATATACAGCAACAGGTCAGGCCGGAATTCCAATTTCTTTTGTTCCTGAAAATTCCTATTATGAATCGAATAATATTGCAGTTACAACCACCGCTACAAGTTTGGCGATTACAAGTATTGGTGCTTTACCGGCCGAAGATCAGGCTGTAATTTCAAAGCTTGGATATGCAAGCGATTACGACCGAATGCTGTGTTTGATACTTAACGAAAGAACCAGAGAACTTTGTGGAGAATTTCATCGTTGGGAAGATCTAAGCAGAACCAAAACTTTAGTAGCCAGAGCAAAAGCGTATAATATAGAAGCCAATCCAAATATTATGGATTATCATAATGTACGTCCAATTCCGCAAACATTCCTTGACGGCGTTTATTCAAACGGGAAACCATTAACAGCTGCTGAAAAAGACGCCATGCAAAATCCGAATTATTAA
- a CDS encoding glycoside hydrolase family 105 protein, which yields MSYTSAKIITLFAFGISTSIHAQTTDATAPLHLSKPDYVTPYTIPEKNNIENVLNRVYTFLEENTASKVINLSDNSEVQDFKKTKGKIKFSPGAFRLTSYEWGVTYAGMLLATEATGNKQYADYTNKRLKLIAEIAGNYKPENLKDSPVHTVLNPHALDDAGALCAAFIKAKKAGINTNVDPVINNFIKYISEKEFRLKDGTLARNRPQNNTLWLDDMFMSVPALAQMGSYTGDVKYFDDAVKQVNQFSQRMFNEQKGIYMHGWVESMQVHPEFHWARANGWAVMTMVELLEVLPKNHPGYQQVLAQLQKHIAGLLQYQDGTGFWHQLLDRNDTYLETSATAIYTYAIARAINRGYVDKLAYTPAVVLAWNAVASKVNAKGQVEGTCVGTGMGFDPAFYYYRPVNLYAAHGYGPVLLAGAEMILLLKNTQFEINDSSIQVKGF from the coding sequence ATGAGCTATACATCAGCCAAAATAATAACATTATTCGCATTCGGAATATCTACTTCTATACATGCACAAACAACCGATGCAACGGCGCCATTACATTTATCAAAGCCCGATTATGTCACTCCGTATACTATTCCTGAAAAAAATAATATCGAAAATGTATTGAACAGAGTGTATACTTTTCTCGAAGAAAATACAGCTTCAAAAGTTATAAATCTTAGTGATAATTCAGAAGTACAAGATTTTAAGAAAACAAAAGGGAAAATCAAATTTTCTCCCGGAGCTTTTCGGTTAACAAGCTACGAATGGGGCGTAACGTATGCCGGAATGCTTTTAGCAACCGAAGCAACCGGAAATAAACAATATGCAGATTACACCAATAAACGCCTAAAACTGATTGCTGAAATTGCGGGGAATTATAAACCCGAAAACCTAAAAGATTCTCCCGTACATACAGTTCTTAATCCGCATGCTTTAGACGATGCAGGCGCCTTGTGTGCCGCATTTATAAAAGCCAAAAAAGCAGGAATTAATACCAATGTCGATCCTGTAATCAATAATTTTATCAAATACATAAGTGAAAAGGAATTCCGCCTAAAAGATGGAACGCTCGCCAGAAACCGACCTCAGAATAATACGCTTTGGCTCGACGATATGTTTATGAGCGTGCCCGCGCTTGCGCAAATGGGAAGTTACACAGGTGACGTAAAATATTTTGACGATGCCGTAAAACAAGTAAATCAGTTTTCTCAAAGAATGTTTAATGAGCAAAAGGGAATTTATATGCACGGCTGGGTTGAGTCAATGCAGGTTCATCCCGAGTTTCATTGGGCAAGAGCCAATGGCTGGGCGGTCATGACAATGGTCGAATTATTAGAAGTTTTGCCAAAAAATCATCCCGGATATCAACAGGTTTTGGCACAACTGCAAAAACACATCGCCGGATTATTGCAATATCAGGACGGAACCGGTTTTTGGCATCAGTTATTGGATAGAAATGATACATATTTAGAAACTTCGGCGACAGCCATTTATACCTACGCCATTGCCAGAGCCATTAATCGCGGTTATGTTGATAAACTGGCGTATACGCCCGCAGTTGTTTTAGCGTGGAATGCAGTTGCGTCAAAAGTAAATGCAAAAGGTCAGGTCGAAGGAACCTGCGTAGGAACAGGAATGGGTTTTGATCCCGCATTTTATTATTATCGCCCCGTAAATTTATATGCCGCACACGGTTACGGTCCCGTTTTATTAGCCGGCGCCGAAATGATTTTGCTTTTAAAAAATACGCAGTTTGAGATTAATGATAGTTCTATTCAGGTGAAGGGTTTTTAG
- a CDS encoding type II toxin-antitoxin system RelE/ParE family toxin, protein MTNGYKILWTDFALIELKDTIEYIKENWTERELQNLASEIEKTVNLLSHNPNLFQASDFKKEIRRVIVAKHNTLYYQVKDNTVEILSFFSNRQNPRIRKLK, encoded by the coding sequence ATGACAAATGGTTATAAAATCTTATGGACTGATTTTGCTTTAATTGAATTAAAAGATACTATTGAATACATCAAAGAAAACTGGACAGAAAGAGAATTACAAAATCTCGCAAGCGAAATTGAAAAAACTGTAAACTTACTTTCACACAACCCAAATCTTTTTCAAGCCTCAGATTTTAAAAAAGAAATTCGAAGAGTTATTGTTGCAAAACACAATACATTATATTATCAGGTAAAAGATAATACAGTTGAAATTTTATCATTCTTTTCAAATCGTCAAAATCCAAGAATAAGGAAATTAAAGTAA
- a CDS encoding glycoside hydrolase family 28 protein, which produces MKKILFGFMVLLSLVFLSFKKDQSCVTLTAVVVKTPFEMPAIKIPDFSNCKEYSIVDFGAIKGNKDKISNAINKAITKANKAGGGIIVIPEGEWITKKIHFKSNINLHLKKGAVLLFSEDPNDYLPAVSSTWEGYECYNYSPLIYAYQCKNIAITGEGELKAKMDIWKVWFARPKAHMESLKRLYYLASYNKPLKERQMANDSAHFRPQFIQFNRCENVLMDGVTITNSPFWTIHPFLSKDVVLRNLNVYAHGHNNDGVDPEMSQNVLIENCVFDQGDDAIAIKSGSNQDAWRLNTPSKNIIMRNCTVKNGHQLVAIGSELSGGIENVFIDNCTVVDGAKLNHLLFIKTNERRGGYVINIYMSNITSGKIDEGILGIETDVMYQWRNLVPTIERKLTPIKNVYLKNIKATNVKFISRILAQKELPVENVFLKNISAQNVSVQNDIHENVVNFERKD; this is translated from the coding sequence ATGAAAAAGATACTATTTGGTTTTATGGTTTTACTTTCGCTGGTTTTTTTATCTTTTAAGAAAGATCAATCTTGTGTAACGTTAACAGCAGTTGTTGTAAAAACTCCTTTTGAAATGCCTGCAATCAAAATTCCGGATTTTAGTAATTGCAAGGAATATTCGATTGTAGATTTTGGTGCTATAAAAGGAAATAAGGACAAAATATCTAATGCGATAAATAAAGCGATCACAAAAGCGAATAAAGCGGGCGGCGGAATTATCGTGATTCCTGAAGGCGAATGGATTACGAAAAAAATCCATTTTAAGAGCAATATTAACCTTCATTTGAAAAAAGGAGCTGTTTTGCTTTTTTCAGAAGATCCAAATGACTATTTACCCGCCGTAAGTTCAACCTGGGAAGGATATGAATGTTATAATTATTCGCCGTTGATTTATGCATATCAATGTAAAAACATAGCCATTACTGGAGAAGGCGAATTAAAGGCAAAAATGGATATTTGGAAAGTTTGGTTTGCCCGACCAAAAGCCCATATGGAAAGTTTAAAAAGATTGTATTATCTGGCTTCATACAATAAACCGTTGAAAGAGCGACAAATGGCAAATGATTCGGCACATTTTCGACCACAGTTTATTCAGTTTAATCGCTGTGAAAATGTTTTAATGGATGGCGTTACGATCACAAATAGCCCGTTTTGGACGATTCATCCTTTTTTGTCAAAAGATGTTGTGCTGAGAAACCTAAATGTTTATGCACACGGACATAATAATGACGGTGTCGATCCTGAAATGAGTCAAAATGTATTAATTGAAAACTGCGTTTTTGATCAGGGTGACGATGCAATTGCCATTAAATCAGGAAGTAATCAGGATGCGTGGCGATTAAATACACCTTCAAAAAATATTATCATGCGCAATTGCACGGTTAAAAACGGACATCAATTAGTCGCTATAGGAAGCGAACTTTCGGGCGGAATAGAAAATGTATTTATTGATAATTGCACTGTCGTAGATGGCGCAAAACTAAACCATCTTCTTTTCATTAAAACCAATGAACGACGAGGCGGATACGTCATAAATATTTACATGAGTAACATAACATCTGGCAAAATCGACGAGGGAATTCTTGGAATTGAAACGGACGTTATGTATCAATGGCGAAATCTGGTTCCCACAATTGAACGAAAACTGACGCCAATAAAAAACGTTTATCTGAAAAATATAAAAGCAACAAACGTAAAGTTTATCTCAAGGATTCTTGCTCAAAAAGAACTTCCGGTTGAGAATGTTTTTCTTAAAAATATTAGTGCACAGAATGTTTCAGTGCAAAATGATATTCATGAAAATGTGGTCAATTTTGAAAGGAAGGATTGA
- a CDS encoding glycoside hydrolase family 2 protein yields MLLKNTFQTTVIAAFLILSTQNITAQQTDKIYLSGKDFEHPVQWDFYCTGGNNSQKWSKINVPSQWELEGFGEYTYGRWYKELNQKEPSKEEGLYKYEFEIPANYKDKDVLIAFGGAMTDTEVKVNGKLAGAIHQGGFYEFKYDISSLLKFGSKNILEVHVWKQSANKSVNAAERRADWWLFGGIYRPVWLEVSPKTHIEHIAVNPKMDGSVAVDLNLKNIPKNTILEVTLKGLNGENFETFTFPLKAKSTRESIAAKWKNIKPWNPENPNLYDLQLVLKQNGIILHQYNKRIGFRTLEFKKQDGIYVNGTKIIMKGINRHSFWPEGGRSTSKRISELDVKLLKDMNMNAVRGHYPPDDHFLDVCDSLGLFVLDELAGWQNSYDTETGTKLATEMITRDVNHPSVIIWDNGNEGGWNYDVDNVFTENDPQKRIVIHPWADFNGWDTHHYPTYLTGMHRFNAGENVFFPTEFMHGTYDNGHGAALEDFWNRYKESPLFAGGFMWAMLDEAVKRSDWSGDTKFDSKGSLAADGILGPHREREGSYYTVKEIWAPIQFLPKQVTETFDGSFLISNDYLFSNLNSCNMEFKVLKSDNNVLYTNETSTAISSGKIEIPSIEPGETRKIQFAVPNNFTDGDVLSISAFDQFNKEIYTWTWPIHKAKYYADKFLAIQNIKAKASAEKSGNEIILKGNNITVTLDALSGEISSVKNKTSTIPLTNGPRPIGMKAKLKDLQVSQEGDKAVCIVNYTGGLSSIKWIMESDGRFKMELVALKNASGGEGFDGAFFEDKISAFGITFSFPEKEVTGIKWFGRGPYHVWKNRIKGTTYGIWEKAYNNTITGESFENLIYPEFKGYHANVLAANLKAGTSSFKFFSESDNLFLRLFTPDLPKNGFPGSNPQPPFPEGDISFMYEIPAMRDFKPLEQQGPQSQPTNIRIKSGDDGIKMNLWFDFRN; encoded by the coding sequence ATGCTGCTAAAAAACACATTTCAAACTACTGTTATTGCTGCGTTTTTGATTTTGTCAACTCAAAATATAACGGCACAGCAAACCGATAAAATTTATCTTTCGGGAAAAGATTTTGAGCATCCTGTGCAATGGGATTTTTATTGTACGGGTGGAAATAACAGCCAAAAATGGTCTAAAATAAATGTGCCATCGCAATGGGAATTAGAAGGTTTTGGCGAATATACCTACGGTCGCTGGTACAAAGAACTGAACCAAAAAGAACCAAGCAAAGAGGAAGGTTTATACAAATATGAATTTGAAATTCCGGCAAATTATAAAGACAAAGATGTTTTAATCGCGTTTGGCGGAGCAATGACGGATACGGAAGTAAAAGTTAACGGAAAACTGGCGGGAGCGATTCATCAGGGCGGATTTTATGAATTTAAATATGATATTTCGTCTTTATTAAAATTTGGTTCTAAGAATATTTTAGAAGTTCATGTCTGGAAACAATCTGCCAATAAATCAGTTAATGCGGCAGAACGTCGGGCAGATTGGTGGCTTTTTGGCGGAATTTATCGCCCTGTTTGGCTGGAAGTTTCTCCGAAAACCCATATTGAACATATTGCAGTAAATCCGAAAATGGACGGTTCTGTTGCAGTTGATCTGAATTTGAAAAACATTCCTAAAAACACTATTTTAGAAGTTACATTGAAAGGATTAAATGGTGAAAATTTCGAGACTTTTACATTTCCGCTTAAAGCGAAAAGCACTCGGGAATCTATAGCTGCAAAATGGAAAAATATTAAACCGTGGAATCCTGAAAATCCTAATTTGTATGATTTACAGCTTGTTTTAAAACAAAACGGAATCATTCTCCATCAATACAATAAACGCATTGGTTTTAGAACTTTAGAGTTTAAAAAACAGGATGGAATTTATGTAAATGGCACTAAAATTATCATGAAAGGTATTAACCGTCATTCGTTTTGGCCTGAAGGCGGAAGGAGTACGAGCAAGCGAATCAGCGAACTGGACGTAAAATTACTTAAAGACATGAATATGAATGCGGTTCGCGGGCATTATCCACCTGACGATCATTTTTTAGATGTTTGCGATTCGCTGGGTCTTTTTGTTTTGGATGAATTAGCGGGCTGGCAAAACTCGTATGATACGGAAACGGGAACAAAATTAGCGACTGAAATGATCACACGCGATGTTAATCATCCGTCGGTTATTATTTGGGATAATGGCAATGAAGGCGGCTGGAATTATGATGTTGACAACGTTTTTACCGAAAATGATCCGCAAAAAAGAATTGTGATTCATCCGTGGGCTGATTTTAATGGTTGGGACACGCATCATTATCCTACTTATTTAACGGGAATGCATCGTTTTAATGCGGGTGAAAATGTCTTTTTTCCGACGGAATTTATGCACGGAACTTACGATAACGGACACGGAGCGGCTCTTGAAGATTTCTGGAATCGGTATAAAGAAAGTCCGCTTTTTGCCGGAGGATTTATGTGGGCAATGTTAGACGAGGCCGTAAAACGTTCTGACTGGTCGGGCGATACAAAATTTGATTCGAAAGGTTCGCTTGCCGCCGATGGAATTCTTGGACCTCATCGCGAAAGAGAAGGAAGTTATTATACGGTTAAAGAAATATGGGCGCCCATTCAGTTTCTGCCAAAACAGGTTACGGAAACTTTTGACGGTTCGTTTTTAATTTCAAATGATTATCTTTTTAGTAATTTGAATTCCTGCAATATGGAATTTAAGGTTCTAAAATCAGATAATAATGTTTTGTATACGAATGAAACTTCAACAGCAATTAGTTCGGGAAAAATTGAGATTCCGAGTATTGAACCGGGCGAAACACGTAAAATTCAATTTGCTGTACCTAATAATTTTACTGATGGTGATGTTTTGTCCATTTCTGCTTTTGATCAGTTTAATAAAGAAATTTATACGTGGACGTGGCCTATTCACAAAGCAAAATATTACGCTGACAAGTTTTTAGCCATTCAAAATATAAAAGCAAAAGCTTCCGCAGAAAAATCAGGCAATGAAATTATTTTAAAAGGAAATAATATCACGGTAACTTTAGATGCTTTGAGCGGGGAAATTTCTTCTGTAAAAAATAAAACTTCCACTATTCCGTTGACAAATGGCCCGCGACCAATTGGCATGAAAGCAAAATTAAAAGATTTGCAAGTTTCTCAGGAAGGCGATAAAGCAGTTTGTATCGTAAATTATACAGGCGGTTTATCTTCGATAAAATGGATTATGGAATCTGACGGAAGGTTTAAAATGGAATTAGTTGCGCTGAAAAATGCTTCTGGTGGAGAAGGTTTTGACGGTGCTTTTTTTGAAGATAAAATCAGCGCTTTCGGCATCACGTTTAGTTTTCCTGAAAAAGAAGTTACGGGCATTAAATGGTTTGGAAGAGGTCCGTATCATGTTTGGAAAAACCGAATTAAAGGAACGACTTACGGTATTTGGGAGAAAGCATATAACAATACCATAACCGGAGAAAGTTTCGAAAATCTGATTTATCCTGAATTTAAAGGATATCACGCTAATGTATTGGCAGCCAATTTAAAAGCCGGAACCTCATCGTTTAAATTTTTCAGTGAATCTGATAATTTATTTCTGAGATTATTTACGCCCGATTTGCCTAAAAATGGTTTCCCGGGAAGTAATCCGCAGCCGCCATTTCCGGAAGGTGATATTTCGTTTATGTATGAAATTCCGGCAATGCGTGATTTTAAACCTTTAGAACAGCAAGGTCCGCAAAGTCAGCCAACCAATATTCGTATTAAAAGCGGTGATGATGGGATTAAAATGAATTTGTGGTTTGATTTTAGGAATTAG
- a CDS encoding rhamnogalacturonan acetylesterase codes for MAKIRTLFLCFFISGFAFGLPINDSIKNKKSIWFDFGITPKNSKATVINTNLVYDSNLGYGFDFNTASNVKINSNSFSTTKPTYFSVALPEGNYQVEIVMGNSQKESNVTIKAESRRLMLDQLAVKKGKLVTKIFNVNIRTPKINDNQNITLKDREKDIFDWDDKLTLEFLGEVAVQSIKITLKENVTVVYLAGDSTVTDQDVEPWASWGQFITNYFDNDIVVANYAYSGSSLSSFKNSNRLKKILLQIKKGDYLFVEFGHNDEKIKGAGNSAWESYSDLLTEFVLSAKEKGAIPVLVTPTQRRFFNENGTLKETHGDFPAAMRAVAQKNNVALIDITKITTELYETWGDEVSRKAFVQYPANTFPGQEKALDDNTHFNSFGANEIALCVLKGIRELDIPLKKYITKETPNYNPKKPNYISNWTLPMSNRFEIAKPDGN; via the coding sequence GTGGCAAAAATCAGAACCTTATTTCTTTGTTTTTTTATTTCGGGATTTGCCTTTGGTTTGCCAATTAATGATAGTATTAAAAACAAAAAGTCGATATGGTTTGATTTTGGAATTACTCCAAAAAACTCAAAAGCAACCGTAATTAATACTAATTTAGTTTATGATTCGAATTTGGGATACGGTTTTGATTTTAATACGGCTTCGAATGTAAAAATCAATTCTAATTCCTTTTCAACAACAAAACCAACTTACTTTTCTGTGGCACTTCCTGAAGGAAATTATCAGGTTGAAATTGTTATGGGAAATTCTCAAAAAGAATCGAACGTTACCATAAAAGCAGAATCCCGAAGATTAATGCTGGATCAGCTTGCTGTCAAAAAAGGAAAATTGGTTACAAAGATTTTCAACGTAAATATCAGAACTCCCAAAATAAACGACAATCAAAACATAACCTTAAAAGACCGCGAAAAAGACATTTTTGATTGGGACGATAAACTGACGCTTGAATTTTTGGGTGAAGTTGCCGTGCAAAGCATAAAAATCACTTTAAAAGAAAACGTAACGGTTGTTTATTTAGCCGGAGATTCTACGGTTACAGATCAGGATGTTGAGCCCTGGGCTTCTTGGGGACAGTTTATTACGAATTATTTTGACAACGATATTGTTGTCGCCAATTATGCATATTCCGGTTCTTCATTAAGTTCTTTTAAAAATTCAAACCGATTGAAAAAGATTTTGTTGCAAATAAAAAAAGGCGATTATCTGTTTGTAGAATTTGGTCATAATGATGAAAAAATAAAAGGCGCAGGAAATAGCGCGTGGGAATCTTATTCTGATTTATTGACTGAATTTGTTCTTTCGGCAAAAGAAAAAGGTGCGATTCCAGTTTTGGTTACGCCAACACAACGCAGGTTTTTTAATGAAAACGGAACTTTAAAAGAAACACACGGTGATTTTCCTGCTGCGATGCGTGCTGTGGCTCAAAAAAATAATGTAGCACTAATTGATATCACAAAAATAACAACTGAACTTTATGAAACCTGGGGCGACGAAGTTTCACGAAAAGCTTTTGTACAATATCCTGCAAACACTTTTCCGGGACAGGAAAAGGCTTTAGACGACAATACTCATTTTAATAGTTTTGGCGCCAACGAAATTGCACTTTGTGTACTTAAAGGAATTCGGGAACTTGATATTCCGTTAAAAAAATACATCACAAAAGAAACACCAAATTACAATCCAAAAAAACCAAATTACATTTCAAACTGGACTCTTCCTATGAGTAATCGTTTTGAGATTGCCAAACCAGATGGTAATTAA
- the rhaM gene encoding L-rhamnose mutarotase: protein MQSNTTIRNAFKMKLKSGFEAEYKKRHDEIWPELASLLSETGIQDYSIFFDEETLTLFAVQKISADFDQSYLPNHPIVKTWWKYMADIMETNPDNSPVAISLKEVFHLD, encoded by the coding sequence ATGCAAAGCAATACAACAATTCGGAATGCTTTTAAAATGAAATTAAAAAGTGGTTTTGAAGCAGAATATAAAAAACGGCACGATGAAATTTGGCCAGAATTAGCGTCATTACTTTCAGAAACCGGAATTCAGGATTACAGCATTTTTTTTGATGAAGAAACCCTGACGCTTTTTGCAGTTCAAAAAATCAGTGCAGACTTTGATCAAAGCTATTTGCCAAATCATCCCATTGTAAAAACCTGGTGGAAATATATGGCAGATATTATGGAAACAAATCCTGATAATTCGCCAGTTGCCATTTCATTAAAAGAAGTTTTTCATTTAGATTAA